One Helianthus annuus cultivar XRQ/B chromosome 7, HanXRQr2.0-SUNRISE, whole genome shotgun sequence genomic region harbors:
- the LOC110868716 gene encoding protein LONGIFOLIA 1 codes for MGDKEVLHTLRGDKQKQVGCMNGLFQMFDHRYFLGQRRNGHTHKRLPPGQSNNGETELMNDKENSPKAVIKEKNSLSIELPRNSISSSSSSTAMPPLDCSKRVQTELSSCQSVISEPSSTPFLHKKQPDLFVQSPDIRDVVKDSMTREPRVVSIKRVAKDERVGPTMKHVDSPRPSPHEKPIQYERIYRNLKELKETTRFSCDGRESRYQMKSGMTIKELPRLSLDSSNSTKDRTSNKRTSSSVVARLMGLEALTPSVDESKTSKTNGCFYEESVVNSKLSRKEEELKHDCTSVSPGVHKTQRGVKVNHVFTRIPLETAPWKQERGGRGPWKPPFKSKKGPRRAKPGSLSIYDEIEKRLTEHEFESAGKDLRALKQILEAMQKTKNRLENEEYAFNNSNADDRLSQKVDQPVSPAITPKKVKQTEARRDMVRRSRLKDPNVRECSGTVSRKMQRSKNSIIGPSSDLSRPKKQPGMQRPPLGSTNKHPKAKTVDQRQDSSDTRNLSQQSETVSFQSNDSEVTSTEWSQEVNSPFQRKKNHRVSESTAKHDKHTMEQPSPVSVLDAFYTEDTPSPVKMKAISFNDDENLQFEEAQHQYSEFDKMKLEKIKNLVHQIELLNTNTDEDETGDHRYVEEILLASGCLRDLDGTAAIAQLHPTAGFINPELFHVLEKTKIRDKKFMRSKIRRKLVFDTVNDILGDKLARFGPLGPHKRRTRNADTLLKELWSGIDGLQNKQEIGVPDEDDEVTDIINADVNKRSQDWDEYYHQVPDLVLDIERLIFKDLITEVVNDQVSSLHDWQVRPHCRRLFPM; via the exons ATGGGAGATAAGGAGGTTTTGCATACTTTGAGAGGTGATAAACAGAAGCAAGTAGGATGCATGAATGGTCTCTTCCAGATGTTTGACCACCGCTACTTTCTTGGTCAACGCCGAAATGGTCACACCCACAAGAGGCTGCCTCCAG GTCAAAGTAACAATGGTGAAACAGAGCTCATGAATGACAAG GAAAACTCCCCAAAGGCGGTCATTAAAGAGAAAAACAGTCTCTCTATCGAATTACCAAGAAACTCGATTTCTTCTTCTAGCTCGTCTACCGCCATGCCACCATTAGATTGTAGCAAACGAGTTCAAACAGAATTGTCGTCTTGCCAAAGTGTCATCTCCGAACCCTCTTCAACTCCATTTTTACACAAAAAACAACCCGATCTGTTTGTGCAATCACCTGATATCAGAGATGTCGTAAAGGATTCAATGACCAGAGAACCGCGTGTGGTATCAATTAAAAGAGTGGCAAAAGACGAACGAGTAGGGCCCACGATGAAGCACGTTGATTCCCCGAGGCCGTCCCCGCACGAAAAACCCATTCAGTACGAGAGAATTTATAGGAACCTGAAGGAATTAAAGGAGACAACACGGTTCTCGTGTGATGGACGGGAATCACGGTACCAGATGAAATCCGGTATGACGATCAAAGAGCTTCCGAGGTTGTCACTCGACAGCAGTAATTCCACTAAGGATCGAACGAGTAATAAGCGAACATCGTCAAGTGTTGTCGCTAGATTGATGGGTTTGGAAGCTCTAACACCCTCCGTTGATGAAAGTAAAACCTCGAAAACAAACGGATGTTTTTACGAAGAGTCGGTCGTGAACTCAAAACTATCAAGAAAAGAGGAAGAATTAAAGCATGATTGTACTTCTGTATCCCCAGGGGTTCACAAAACTCAAAGGGGGGTTAAAGTCAATCATGTATTTACAAGAATACCCCTGGAAACGGCTCCATGGAAGCAAGAACGCGGCGGTCGGGGCCCATGGAAGCCACCTTTCAAGAGTAAGAAAGGTCCACGACGAGCTAAACCGGGTTCACTGTCGATTTACGATGAGATAGAAAAACGTTTGACCGAACACGAGTTCGAATCAGCTGGAAAGGATCTCAGAGCCCTTAAGCAGATTCTAGAAGCAATGCAAAAGACGAAAAACAGGTTAGAGAACGAAGAATACGCATTCAATAATAGCAACGCTGATGATAGGTTGAGCCAAAAAGTTGACCAACCGGTTTCCCCCGCTATAACTCCAAAAAAGGTCAAACAGACTGAAGCTAGACGAGATATGGTTCGTAGGAGTCGGTTGAAAGATCCAAACGTAAGAGAATGTTCTGGAACTGTGAGCCGAAAAATGCAGAGATCAAAGAACAGTATAATCGGGCCATCGTCTGATTTGAGCAGGCCCAAGAAGCAACCCGGTATGCAACGACCTCCGTTGGGCTCAACGAACAAACATCCAAAGGCAAAAACCGTAGATCAACGGCAAGACAGTAGTGATACAAGAAACTTGAGTCAACAAAGTGAAACGGTTTCCTTCCAATCGAATGATTCAGAAGTCACGAGTACCGAGTGGAGCCAAGAGGTCAATAGCCCGTTTCAACGAAAGAAAAACCACAGGGTGAGTGAGTCAACAGCTAAACATGACAAACATACCATGGAACAACCCAGCCCCGTCTCGGTTCTTGATGCATTCTACACAGAAGACACGCCATCTCCCGTAAAGATGAAAGCTATTTCCTTTAACG ACGACGAAAACTTACAATTTGAAGAGGCACAACATCAGTATTCTGAGTTCGATAAGATGAAACTAGAAAAAATAAAGAACTTAGTTCATCAAATTGAACTATTGAACACAAACACCGATGAGGATGAAACTGGAGATCACAGATATGTAGAAGAGATATTATTAGCCTCGGGATGCTTACGAGATCTAGACGGTACCGCCGCAATAGCTCAACTTCACCCAACCGCCGGTTTCATTAACCCTGAGTTATTCCATGTTTTGGAGAAAACCAAAATACGCGACAAAAAGTTTATGAGATCGaaaataagaagaaaattggtattTGATACTGTGAACGACATTCTTGGCGATAAACTAGCCAGGTTCGGTCCTTTAGGGCCACATAAACGGAGGACTCGGAATGCAGATACGTTACTGAAAGAATTATGGTCGGGAATTGACGGTCTGCAAAATAAACAAGAAATAGGCGTAcccgatgaagatgatgaagtgaCGGATATCATAAATGCAGATGTGAATAAACGGTCACAAGATTGGGATGAGTATTATCATCAGGTTCCCGATCTAGTGTTGGATATAGAACGGTTAATTTTTAAAGATTTGATTActgaagttgtgaacgatcaagTAAGCAGTCTGCATGATTGGCAAGTGAGGCCACATTGTAGGCGATTATTCCCGATGTAG
- the LOC110868717 gene encoding transcription initiation factor TFIID subunit 8, with protein sequence MNNATTESSSKKKKRNNSDFVQSLARIAVAQICETLGFRGFQHSALDTLSVIACKYIQDIGKLSNFYAELAGRTESNVFDIVHGLEDLGILQGFVGGSGLDRSLLESGIVNQISRFIGESEEVAFAYSVPSFPVVKERECAPSFFRAAETPPDNVPPWLPCFPDPETYAVTSSASASIEQSETKKDEVDRDQKVEMLSLLRAEERLVCSGFNVKVPFVIKAGRGSGKGQVNNPFLASALEYGEMKVSLVSLPARLVEEDVARNHSVWAKHVSSLWTFAPVTHGFKSSDLETYEGSKEISVGNRPAVRLKFNTRKKSSVTANKHRKREVTESVIREMTGI encoded by the coding sequence ATGAACAATGCAACaactgaatctagttcaaagaagaagaaaaggaataATAGTGATTTCGTACAGTCACTTGCAAGGATTGCAGTGGCCCAAATATGTGAAACCCTAGGGTTTAGAGGGTTTCAACACTCTGCACTTGATACACTATCTGTTATAGCCTGTAAATACATTCAAGATATCGGAAAGTTGTCGAATTTTTACGCAGAATTAGCCGGTAGGACCGAGAGTAATGTGTTTGATATAGTTCATGGGCTGGAAGATTTGGGGATTTTACAGGGGTTTGTAGGCGGTTCGGGTTTAGATCGTAGTTTGTTGGAGTCCGGGATTGTTAACCAGATTTCTCGGTTTATTGGCGAGTCGGAAGAAGTAGCGTTTGCGTATTCGGTTCCGTCGTTTCCTGTGGTTAAAGAACGGGAGTGTGCACCGAGTTTCTTTCGTGCTGCAGAGACGCCCCCTGATAATGTACCCCCTTGGTTACCTTGTTTTCCTGATCCCGAAACATATGCTGTTACTAGCTCGGCTTCGGCCAGTATAGAACAAAGTGAGACAAAGAAGGATGAAGTTGATCGAGATCAGAAGGTTGAAATGTTATCGTTGTTGAGAGCGGAAGAGCGTTTGGTTTGCAGTGGGTTTAACGTTAAAGTACCTTTTGTTATTAAAGCGGGACGTGGTAGTGGAAAGGGGCAAGTGAATAATCCTTTTCTTGCGTCTGCTTTAGAATACGGGGAGATGAAGGTTTCTTTGGTTTCTCTTCCTGCTAGACTTGTGGAAGAAGACGTGGCCCGAAATCATAGTGTATGGGCCAAACATGTGTCTTCGCTGTGGACGTTTGCTCCGGTAACTCACGGGTTTAAAAGCAGTGATCTTGAAACATATGAAGGTAGCAAAGAGATTTCTGTAGGCAATAGACCTGCAGTGCGGTTGAAGTTTAACACGCGCAAGAAATCATCAGTTACCGCAAATAAACACAGAAAGCGTGAAGTCACAGAAAGCGTGATTCGAGAAATGACGGGAATATGA